In Rhodococcus rhodochrous, a single genomic region encodes these proteins:
- a CDS encoding acyl-CoA dehydrogenase, whose translation MSTVTDASTPVTDFSAARGENWTEYRERAIEEGQQFLEKVDDILTIVRAGRDISETEGRVPDATVDAMIDTGLFRAFTPLRYGGLEMAPAAFFEGIMRIAEADSAAAWIAGQLNVHSFEIALMDERMQNEFWGEDPNARASSSYAPVGKYEKVDDGYRLNGTWTFSSGVDHAQWVILGGGDRNFVVPISDLTIDHNSWDVQGLKGTGSKAVTLDDVFVPDYRTHLLVDTYNDANPGWAVNNRPLYWVSFTSIFNSTPANTVIGTATAGVETFIEQSRVRLTRQGTGAPAAQNPFLHLKVADAKTRIRTVKNRHLQNWRDLFDLACRGEEASPVERMRVRFEAADTIATCYESFSDIWPIAGAAASATANPLQQTMRDLLAARNHGSAGKELAAGQYVKALFGIPPAPFSDLGTLNYYK comes from the coding sequence GACAGCAGTTCCTCGAGAAGGTCGACGACATCCTGACCATCGTTCGCGCCGGCCGTGACATCTCCGAAACCGAAGGTCGCGTACCGGACGCAACGGTCGACGCCATGATCGACACCGGCTTGTTCCGGGCATTCACGCCGCTCCGCTACGGCGGACTCGAGATGGCGCCCGCCGCCTTCTTCGAAGGAATCATGCGGATCGCGGAAGCCGACAGTGCAGCGGCCTGGATCGCCGGCCAGCTCAATGTCCATTCCTTCGAGATCGCCCTCATGGACGAGCGGATGCAGAACGAGTTCTGGGGAGAGGACCCGAACGCACGCGCCTCGAGCTCCTACGCACCGGTGGGCAAGTACGAGAAGGTGGACGACGGCTACCGACTGAACGGCACGTGGACCTTCTCCAGCGGCGTCGATCACGCCCAGTGGGTGATCCTCGGTGGTGGCGACCGCAACTTCGTCGTTCCGATCTCGGATCTCACGATCGATCACAACAGCTGGGACGTCCAGGGACTGAAGGGAACCGGCAGCAAGGCGGTGACTCTCGACGATGTCTTCGTACCGGACTACCGGACCCATCTCCTCGTCGACACCTACAACGACGCCAATCCCGGGTGGGCTGTGAACAACCGTCCCCTGTACTGGGTTTCGTTCACGTCGATCTTCAACTCGACTCCTGCCAACACCGTGATCGGAACAGCCACCGCCGGTGTGGAGACGTTCATCGAACAGTCCCGGGTCCGCCTCACCCGTCAGGGCACCGGCGCACCTGCTGCGCAGAATCCCTTCCTGCACCTGAAGGTCGCGGACGCCAAGACCCGGATCCGCACTGTGAAGAACCGGCACCTGCAGAACTGGCGCGATCTGTTCGACCTCGCGTGCCGTGGTGAGGAAGCGTCTCCTGTCGAGCGGATGCGAGTCCGCTTCGAAGCAGCCGACACGATCGCGACGTGCTACGAGTCCTTCTCGGACATCTGGCCGATCGCGGGTGCCGCCGCCAGCGCGACCGCGAACCCCCTGCAACAGACGATGCGCGATCTCCTCGCAGCGCGCAATCACGGTTCGGCAGGAAAGGAACTCGCAGCAGGCCAGTACGTCAAGGCCCTCTTCGGTATTCCGCCGGCACCGTTCTCCGACCTCGGCACCCTGAACTACTACAAGTAG
- a CDS encoding flavin reductase — MTQTIEQNIMSLLEQGDPAEDARAFRRTLGQYSTGVTVITTASGETYAGMAANSFSAVSLDPPLILWSIRKESRSAPAFLDNGHFAVNVLADHQMEMSALFGRPQPDQFTQVDWTPGVHGDPLLDGAIAHLECVSESVFDGGDHHILVGRVQRYARYEGAPLLFSQGQYSVSQSHPDLALHVDTSQVSTEDQSEESLFMSLLQATDHHMSALFQHHRQQIGVTVATARILNRLWRGSCSRDVLEQDTYLGENTVDDALSDLEDRGHVHRTGHGVWALTEEGRQVRCVLRRSAEHFTEQQLRGISPDDLRTAERVLATLLGRG; from the coding sequence TTGACTCAGACGATCGAACAGAACATCATGTCGCTCCTCGAACAAGGTGATCCTGCAGAAGACGCACGCGCCTTCCGGCGGACACTCGGCCAGTACAGCACCGGCGTCACCGTGATCACCACCGCTTCCGGAGAGACGTACGCAGGCATGGCGGCGAACTCGTTCTCCGCGGTCTCGTTGGACCCTCCACTGATCCTGTGGTCCATCCGGAAGGAATCGAGAAGTGCCCCGGCATTTCTCGACAACGGGCACTTCGCAGTGAATGTTCTCGCCGACCATCAGATGGAGATGTCTGCACTGTTCGGACGCCCGCAGCCCGACCAATTCACCCAGGTGGATTGGACTCCCGGTGTGCACGGTGACCCACTGCTCGACGGTGCCATCGCACATCTCGAGTGCGTCAGCGAATCCGTCTTCGACGGCGGTGACCACCACATCCTCGTCGGCAGAGTGCAGCGCTACGCGCGGTACGAGGGCGCACCTCTGCTCTTCTCCCAGGGGCAGTACAGCGTCTCCCAGAGCCATCCCGATCTGGCACTCCACGTCGATACCTCACAGGTGTCGACGGAAGACCAGTCGGAGGAATCCCTGTTCATGTCGCTCCTCCAAGCGACCGACCACCACATGTCCGCGCTGTTCCAGCATCATCGGCAGCAGATCGGCGTCACGGTTGCGACTGCCAGGATTCTCAACCGTCTGTGGCGTGGATCCTGCAGCCGTGACGTCCTCGAGCAGGACACCTATCTCGGCGAGAACACTGTCGATGATGCTCTGTCGGATCTCGAGGATCGCGGGCACGTGCACCGGACCGGACACGGCGTCTGGGCGCTGACCGAAGAGGGACGACAGGTTCGGTGTGTCCTTCGTCGTAGCGCCGAGCACTTCACCGAGCAGCAGCTACGCGGAATTTCACCGGACGATCTGAGAACGGCCGAACGCGTCCTGGCCACGCTCCTCGGCCGAGGCTAG
- a CDS encoding bifunctional 3-(3-hydroxy-phenyl)propionate/3-hydroxycinnamic acid hydroxylase, protein MPSVGDRRRRSVNFLSVPRIWDAMTTTHESDVLVVGAGPVGLMLANILGMYGRSVTVLEALDDLIDYPRGVGLDDESFRTIQTVGLVDSVRPHTNPQHIMRLVNGAGKVILVNNPQTRDFGWERKHGFIQPEVDRALYNGLHRFENVRVLFGHRVERVDEDADSVTAIASVTDADGRTTEHRFRAQYLVGCEGGKSPTRKRMGVSFEGESPSTRWLVVDVENDPLGTPNVFLGADPKRPYVSIGLPHAVRRWEFMLHDGETEEQVTDPRFVDALLAEHVPGPSQLQFIRRRVFTHHGRVASTFRKGRQIIAGDAAHLMPVWMGQGWNSGMRDATNLGWKLATVLSGQADDSLLDTYTAERKDHAQAMVDLSLTFGKFIKITNPVTAALRDGASTVLNFFPQVKSYFADMRFKPMPRYTRGVVVDPTAQTAGRAAAELTSRLVPVRTANNTTSPVGVQFPQPRVNSRHGSDVLLDDAIGNWWSVIVWGNDPTAVLPRSALDKLELLGAKLVAIVPETQRTWAEEYMNDDVLVLGDHTGQVKKWFDDRPTPMIFLRPDRFVAGACLTQHGPATLDSILEAMSFTGRPAPVAAAASLVS, encoded by the coding sequence GTGCCGTCCGTCGGCGATCGTCGACGGAGATCTGTCAATTTCCTATCTGTTCCGAGAATTTGGGATGCCATGACCACTACGCACGAAAGCGACGTCCTCGTCGTCGGCGCCGGCCCGGTCGGCCTCATGCTGGCCAATATCCTGGGCATGTACGGCCGCTCGGTGACCGTGCTCGAGGCGTTGGACGACCTCATCGACTACCCGCGGGGCGTCGGCCTCGACGACGAGTCCTTTCGGACGATCCAGACGGTCGGATTGGTCGATAGCGTTCGGCCGCATACCAATCCGCAGCACATCATGCGTCTGGTGAACGGTGCCGGCAAGGTCATCCTCGTCAACAACCCGCAGACACGTGATTTCGGCTGGGAACGCAAGCACGGCTTCATCCAGCCCGAAGTCGACCGAGCCCTCTACAACGGACTCCATCGATTCGAGAACGTACGCGTACTCTTCGGGCACCGGGTCGAGCGGGTCGACGAGGATGCGGATTCCGTGACGGCGATCGCGTCGGTGACCGACGCGGACGGCCGGACCACCGAACATCGCTTCCGAGCGCAGTACCTGGTGGGGTGTGAGGGTGGCAAGTCGCCGACGCGCAAGCGTATGGGCGTGAGCTTCGAGGGTGAATCGCCGTCCACACGCTGGCTCGTGGTCGACGTGGAGAACGATCCGCTGGGGACCCCCAATGTCTTCCTCGGCGCCGATCCCAAGCGGCCCTACGTCTCCATCGGACTGCCCCACGCGGTGCGTCGCTGGGAATTCATGCTCCACGACGGCGAGACCGAGGAGCAGGTCACCGATCCGAGATTCGTCGATGCACTTCTTGCCGAACATGTTCCGGGTCCTTCTCAACTCCAGTTCATCCGACGTCGAGTGTTCACCCATCATGGGCGAGTGGCATCCACATTCCGTAAGGGACGCCAGATCATCGCGGGCGATGCCGCGCATCTCATGCCGGTGTGGATGGGCCAGGGCTGGAACTCCGGGATGCGGGATGCAACCAACCTCGGTTGGAAACTCGCCACGGTGTTGTCCGGTCAGGCCGACGATTCCCTCCTCGACACATACACCGCCGAACGCAAGGACCATGCGCAGGCGATGGTGGATCTGTCACTGACCTTCGGCAAGTTCATCAAGATCACCAATCCGGTGACCGCAGCCCTCCGTGACGGCGCGTCCACCGTGCTCAACTTCTTCCCGCAGGTCAAGAGCTACTTTGCAGACATGCGTTTCAAACCGATGCCGCGCTATACGCGAGGCGTCGTGGTCGATCCGACCGCGCAGACGGCCGGCCGGGCGGCAGCCGAACTCACCAGCCGGCTCGTCCCCGTGCGGACCGCCAACAACACGACGTCTCCGGTCGGCGTCCAGTTCCCCCAGCCGCGGGTCAACAGTCGTCACGGCTCGGACGTCCTCCTCGACGACGCGATCGGAAACTGGTGGTCGGTGATCGTGTGGGGCAACGACCCCACGGCCGTACTTCCGCGATCCGCGCTCGACAAGCTCGAACTACTCGGCGCGAAGCTGGTCGCCATTGTGCCCGAAACCCAGAGGACGTGGGCCGAGGAGTACATGAACGACGACGTTCTGGTACTCGGCGATCACACCGGTCAGGTCAAGAAGTGGTTCGACGACCGTCCGACCCCGATGATCTTCCTCCGTCCCGATCGTTTCGTCGCCGGTGCGTGCCTCACCCAGCACGGTCCCGCCACGCTCGACTCCATTCTGGAAGCGATGTCGTTCACCGGACGTCCCGCGCCCGTCGCTGCGGCGGCTTCACTCGTCAGTTGA
- a CDS encoding alpha/beta fold hydrolase: MSVQTPEYTTDAFFGLEDRWLSTAEGELTHYHELGEGTPILFLHGSGTGVTAAANWWLNLPELSAYGRCIAIDSIGYGQTVVADGTEYGIREWVRHAVRVLDALGIEKTWIVGNSLGGWLAFQFAIDFPERLLGIVSMGTGGAKLTGALASHSNPVLTEDGIRSTLEKFVVDKSLVTDELVALRYHSALNDTASDRLAEVVAARDRDRHALPLDFDALSRLDIPVLLIHGMQDVVIPVSRTWELLNIIPNADAHIFSKCGHWSQVERADEFNEIVGGYLVQHAVDH; encoded by the coding sequence ATGTCCGTTCAGACCCCCGAATACACCACCGATGCGTTCTTCGGACTCGAGGACCGGTGGTTGTCCACCGCAGAAGGAGAACTGACGCATTACCACGAGCTCGGGGAAGGCACGCCGATCCTGTTCCTCCACGGCTCCGGTACAGGCGTGACCGCCGCCGCGAACTGGTGGCTGAACCTGCCCGAGTTGAGCGCCTACGGTCGCTGCATCGCCATCGATTCCATCGGTTACGGGCAGACCGTTGTCGCGGACGGCACGGAGTACGGCATCCGGGAGTGGGTCCGCCATGCAGTGCGGGTGCTCGACGCGCTCGGCATCGAGAAGACGTGGATCGTGGGCAACTCCCTCGGTGGGTGGCTGGCATTCCAGTTCGCCATCGACTTTCCCGAACGGCTGTTGGGCATCGTGTCGATGGGTACAGGCGGAGCCAAGCTCACCGGAGCATTGGCGTCGCACTCGAATCCGGTTCTGACCGAGGACGGCATCCGCAGCACCCTCGAGAAGTTCGTCGTGGACAAGTCGCTCGTCACCGACGAACTGGTGGCCCTGCGATACCACTCGGCGCTCAACGACACGGCCTCCGACCGATTGGCCGAGGTCGTCGCTGCACGCGATCGCGATCGTCACGCGCTTCCCCTGGATTTCGATGCGCTGTCGCGTCTGGATATTCCCGTGCTGCTCATCCATGGCATGCAGGATGTGGTCATTCCCGTCTCCCGCACCTGGGAACTGCTCAACATCATCCCCAACGCCGACGCTCACATCTTCTCCAAGTGCGGGCACTGGTCACAGGTCGAACGCGCCGACGAGTTCAACGAGATCGTCGGCGGCTACCTCGTGCAGCACGCAGTCGACCACTGA
- a CDS encoding 3-carboxyethylcatechol 2,3-dioxygenase, with the protein MSQALLCMSHSPLLEHANPPADVVDAVQESFARARAFVDDFDPDIVVNFGPDHFNGFFYDLMPPFCVGYRARGTGDYDSFAGDLDVPEDIAEALAAFVIDSGIDLAISRRMEVDHGAVQPMEILYDGDVAARPVVPIFVNSVARPFVKMKRIRDFGQAVGRFFAGLDKRVLFIGSGGLSHDPPVPQYATATDGQREFLTAGRNPTPEARAARQANTIATAAKFAAGQADIMDLNPEWDRDFLSVCRSGRVEDFDGYDANEMDVVAGHSSHEVRTWVAAYSALRACGEYEVTYEFYRPIREYIAGFAVTTAELTS; encoded by the coding sequence GTGTCGCAGGCTTTGTTGTGCATGTCCCACAGTCCGCTGCTCGAACACGCGAACCCGCCGGCCGACGTCGTCGACGCGGTGCAGGAGTCGTTCGCGCGAGCCCGTGCATTCGTCGACGACTTCGACCCCGACATCGTCGTCAACTTCGGACCGGACCATTTCAACGGATTCTTCTACGACCTGATGCCTCCGTTCTGCGTGGGTTACCGGGCACGAGGCACGGGCGATTACGACTCGTTCGCAGGAGATCTCGATGTTCCCGAGGACATCGCAGAAGCGTTGGCCGCATTCGTGATCGACAGCGGCATCGATCTGGCGATCTCGCGGCGGATGGAAGTCGACCACGGGGCGGTACAGCCCATGGAGATCCTCTACGACGGTGACGTGGCGGCGCGACCCGTCGTGCCGATCTTCGTGAACTCGGTGGCACGTCCGTTCGTGAAGATGAAGCGGATCCGAGACTTCGGGCAGGCGGTCGGTCGCTTCTTCGCCGGTCTCGACAAGCGGGTGCTGTTCATCGGCTCCGGAGGGTTGTCGCACGATCCTCCGGTCCCCCAGTACGCCACTGCGACGGACGGCCAGCGCGAGTTCCTGACGGCAGGGCGGAACCCGACGCCGGAGGCTCGGGCAGCACGTCAGGCCAATACGATCGCCACCGCCGCGAAGTTCGCCGCAGGACAGGCCGACATCATGGACCTGAACCCGGAATGGGACCGGGACTTCCTCTCGGTCTGCCGATCCGGCCGGGTCGAGGACTTCGACGGCTACGACGCGAACGAGATGGATGTGGTTGCCGGACACTCCTCGCACGAGGTACGCACCTGGGTGGCGGCGTACTCGGCGTTGCGCGCCTGTGGGGAGTACGAGGTGACCTACGAGTTCTACCGCCCGATCAGGGAGTACATCGCCGGCTTCGCTGTCACCACAGCAGAACTGACATCCTGA
- a CDS encoding DUF4287 domain-containing protein, whose amino-acid sequence MSEKVKGPESYFPSIEQKYGRPIEEWKNMIRASDLAKHMELVNWLKQEHGMGHGHANALVAHTLKEQKSD is encoded by the coding sequence ATGAGTGAGAAGGTCAAGGGACCGGAGTCGTATTTTCCGTCGATCGAGCAGAAGTACGGACGCCCGATCGAGGAGTGGAAGAACATGATCCGCGCGTCGGATCTCGCCAAGCACATGGAGCTCGTGAACTGGCTGAAGCAGGAACACGGGATGGGTCACGGGCACGCCAATGCTCTCGTCGCGCACACTCTGAAGGAACAGAAGTCCGACTGA
- the fabG gene encoding 3-oxoacyl-ACP reductase FabG: MSTQPRTAIVTGAARGIGAAVAKRLAGDGYQVAVLDLDESACKDTVSAIESAGGKALAVGADVSDEKSVAAAVEKVATELGEPTVLINNAGITRDNLLFKMTVEDWDAVMNVHLRGAFLMTRAVQSYMVDAKFGRIVNLSSTSALGNRGQVNYSAAKAGMQGFTKTLAIELGKFGVTANAIAPGFIATEMTAATAERLGLSFDDFKSNIASNIPVGRIGEVDDIAHTASFLASEGAGFVSGQVIYVAGGPKA; encoded by the coding sequence ATGAGCACACAGCCCCGCACTGCCATCGTCACCGGAGCCGCACGCGGCATCGGCGCAGCCGTCGCCAAGCGGCTCGCCGGCGACGGCTACCAGGTCGCCGTCCTCGACCTCGACGAATCCGCCTGCAAGGACACCGTTTCGGCCATCGAGTCCGCCGGTGGCAAGGCGCTCGCCGTGGGTGCCGACGTCTCCGACGAGAAGTCCGTCGCCGCTGCCGTCGAGAAGGTCGCCACCGAACTCGGCGAACCCACCGTCCTGATCAACAACGCCGGCATCACCCGCGACAACCTGCTGTTCAAGATGACGGTCGAGGACTGGGACGCCGTCATGAACGTGCACCTGCGCGGCGCCTTCCTCATGACGCGTGCCGTCCAGAGCTACATGGTCGACGCCAAGTTCGGTCGCATCGTCAACCTCTCCAGCACGTCGGCTCTCGGCAACCGTGGCCAGGTCAACTACTCCGCTGCCAAGGCCGGCATGCAGGGCTTCACGAAGACCCTCGCGATCGAGCTGGGCAAGTTCGGCGTCACCGCCAATGCCATCGCGCCGGGCTTCATCGCCACCGAGATGACCGCCGCGACCGCCGAGCGTCTCGGCCTGTCGTTCGACGACTTCAAGTCGAACATCGCGTCCAACATCCCGGTCGGCCGTATCGGCGAGGTCGACGACATCGCCCACACCGCATCGTTCCTCGCGTCCGAGGGTGCGGGCTTCGTGTCCGGTCAGGTCATCTACGTGGCCGGTGGCCCGAAGGCCTGA